The DNA region CGACGGAAGGCGCGCGCTGTCATCCGGGCGGCATCGTCACTCGCCCCTCGACGGGCGCCGGCCCGCCGTGCCAGACGGCCGCCATGACGAGCCGAGACGCACAGGGCGACGCCCCCAGGAAAGTTACCGAACTGCCGCCCGGGATCGCCCCCGCGGTGATCCTGGTGGAGCCGCAGCTCGCCGAGAATATCGGCATGACCGCCCGCGCCATGGCGAATTTCGGCCTGTCGGAGCTGCGCCTCGTCAACCCGAAGAACGGCTGGCCCAAGAAGGGCGTGCGCGAGGCGGCCTCGGGCGCGACGCACGTCCTGGACGGGGCCGCGATCTTCGGCAGCGTCGCCGAGGCCATCGCCGACTGCCAGTACGTGCTGGCGACCACGGCGCGCGAGCGCGGGCAGATGAAGCGGGTCTTCGCGCCCGAGGCGGCCATGGGCGAGCTCGTGGCGCGGGAGGGCCAGCGCACCGCGGTGATGTTCGGCCGCGAGCGCGTCGGGCTCACCAACGACGAGGTGTCGCTCGCCGACGCGATCGTCACCTTCCCGGTCTCCCCGGATTTCCCCTCGCTCAACCTCGCGCAGGCGGTCCTGCTGATCGGCTACGCGTGGCGGCAGGCGAGCGGCCGGGCGCACCTGCCGTTCACGGGCGAGCTCCTGTCGCCGCCGGCGACCCGCGACGCGCTGGTCGCGCTGTTCGGAAGCCTGGAGGCGGCGCTCGACGGGGCCGGCTTCTACCCGCCGGAGAAGAGGGAGATCATCGCCCGCAACATGCGCGACATGCTCCACCGCATGAGCCTGACCGAGCAGGACGTGCGGACGTTCCGCGGGGCGCTGCGGGCCCTGACGCGGAAGGGTAGCTGATCAGCCGGAGGCCGGCTTCATCTCCGGCGGCTTGCCGCCGCCGAAGCAGCGGCCGACCGCCTCCCAGAACGCGGTCTGCTCCTCGGGCGTGCACTGCGCCATGCGCGCCTCGACCTTGGCGCGTCCGGCCACCGCGTCGGCTGTCGCGGCGACCTCGGACTCGCTCGGGTTCCTCGCCTCGGCCATGGGCAATCCTCCGTTGCAGAACGAAAGCGCAGCTGGGCCGTGCGGTTCCGTTCCGCGGCGCAATCGGGCATGGAGTCGGCGGTTCGCGGAGCGGCCGCGCTGTGGCGGGACGAGGGCGGGGTATCGGGTGCGGCTCAGCGTGGACAATCTGGCCTGCCGCCGCTCCGGCCGCCGCATCTTCGCCAACCTGTCCTTCGCCCTCGGACCCGGCGACGCCCTGGCGATCACCGGGCGGAACGGCGCGGGCAAGTCGAGCCTCCTCGCCATCCTGTCGGGCCGGCTCCGGGCCGATGCCGGCCGGATCGACGTCGCGGATGTCGGCGAGGCGAGCCTGCCCGAGTGCCTTCACGTTGTCGGCCACCGCGACGGATTGAAGAGCTCCCTCACGGCGGGCGAGAACCTCCTGTTCGCCCAGCGGCTCCTGGGCGCGCCGCGCCTGAACCCGGGCGCCGCGCTGGAGCGGCTCGGCCTCGGCCACGCGCACGACCTGCCGGTGGCCTATCTGTCGGCGGGCCAGCGGCGGCGCGTGGCGCTGGCGCGGCTCCTCG from Methylobacterium sp. NMS14P includes:
- a CDS encoding RNA methyltransferase, which gives rise to MTSRDAQGDAPRKVTELPPGIAPAVILVEPQLAENIGMTARAMANFGLSELRLVNPKNGWPKKGVREAASGATHVLDGAAIFGSVAEAIADCQYVLATTARERGQMKRVFAPEAAMGELVAREGQRTAVMFGRERVGLTNDEVSLADAIVTFPVSPDFPSLNLAQAVLLIGYAWRQASGRAHLPFTGELLSPPATRDALVALFGSLEAALDGAGFYPPEKREIIARNMRDMLHRMSLTEQDVRTFRGALRALTRKGS
- the ccmA gene encoding heme ABC exporter ATP-binding protein CcmA → MRLSVDNLACRRSGRRIFANLSFALGPGDALAITGRNGAGKSSLLAILSGRLRADAGRIDVADVGEASLPECLHVVGHRDGLKSSLTAGENLLFAQRLLGAPRLNPGAALERLGLGHAHDLPVAYLSAGQRRRVALARLLVCARPLWLLDEPTAALDTASQAVLAGLMEGHRAGGGLVIAATHQSLGLDRAAELRIETAAAPIADALEEWA